The Flammeovirgaceae bacterium genome contains a region encoding:
- a CDS encoding ATP-binding protein — translation MQQPPHTGLVKTASEKITANTQQVAKLKKLVSQGESQTLEFKRKAAYPEKIVREMIAFANTNGGTLLLGVSDDRTIPGLKFPEEDSFVIKKMISSCCRPGIPFSEALIQVASNRFVIRYDIRSGPKKPYILRFSGRKESFIRVGDKTIKTSPEMREILKKRSSKRDNWFTYGEHEQLLFAYLVINPFITVKEFSIITGLNRFKASRKLVRLVLANVLKITPTQRGDQFSLISC, via the coding sequence ATGCAACAGCCCCCCCATACCGGTTTGGTAAAAACAGCATCTGAAAAGATAACAGCCAATACTCAGCAAGTCGCCAAACTCAAAAAATTAGTTAGCCAGGGTGAGAGTCAGACGCTGGAATTTAAACGCAAGGCAGCTTACCCGGAAAAAATTGTGCGCGAAATGATTGCCTTTGCTAATACGAATGGCGGTACGTTGTTGCTGGGCGTTTCGGATGACAGAACAATACCGGGGCTCAAGTTCCCGGAAGAAGATTCATTCGTTATTAAAAAAATGATTTCCTCGTGTTGTCGTCCGGGTATTCCTTTTAGTGAAGCACTTATTCAAGTTGCTTCCAACCGGTTTGTTATTCGGTACGATATACGTTCTGGACCAAAGAAACCTTACATTTTAAGGTTTAGCGGAAGGAAAGAAAGTTTTATCCGTGTGGGAGACAAAACAATAAAAACCAGCCCTGAGATGCGCGAAATATTAAAAAAGAGAAGCAGCAAACGCGATAACTGGTTTACATATGGTGAGCATGAGCAACTTTTGTTTGCTTACCTTGTCATAAATCCATTCATAACCGTTAAAGAATTTTCAATAATAACCGGCCTTAACCGGTTTAAAGCATCGCGCAAACTCGTACGATTAGTTTTGGCAAATGTGCTGAAAATTACACCCACCCAGCGTGGCGATCAATTCTCATTAATTAGTTGCTGA
- the bshA gene encoding N-acetyl-alpha-D-glucosaminyl L-malate synthase BshA, which produces MKIGIVCYPTFGGSGVVATELGKALAQEGHKVHFITYSQPSRLDFLNENLFYHEVDFRTYPLFEYPPYELALASKMVNVALNEKLDLLHVHYAIPHASAAYMAKQILKTQGIVMPVVTTLHGTDITLVGKDPSYEPVVTFSINQSDGVTAVSNDLKRETLEHFRVTREIEVIPNFIDLAKFKKQKKDHFKKAICPNGEALIVHTSNFRKVKRIGDVITVFYNIRKEMPAKLLMIGDGPERIQAEALCREMNICEDTRFLGKLEAVEEVLSVADLFLMPSEKESFGLAALEAMACEVPVVSSNAGGIPELNVQGETGYLSNVGDVEDMSRKALVILDKDNLPRFKAAALKRAYEFDITRVLPVYEKHYEKAIERAHRKVVA; this is translated from the coding sequence ATTAAAATAGGCATTGTTTGTTATCCCACATTTGGCGGTAGCGGTGTGGTGGCCACCGAACTGGGTAAGGCCCTGGCGCAGGAGGGGCATAAGGTGCATTTTATAACCTACTCGCAACCCAGCCGCCTGGATTTTCTGAATGAAAATCTGTTCTATCACGAGGTAGATTTTCGAACCTACCCGCTGTTTGAGTACCCGCCTTATGAACTGGCCCTGGCCAGCAAAATGGTAAACGTGGCACTAAATGAAAAACTTGATTTGCTGCACGTACACTATGCCATTCCGCATGCTTCGGCTGCTTACATGGCCAAACAGATTTTAAAAACACAAGGTATTGTTATGCCAGTTGTAACAACGTTACATGGCACGGATATAACACTGGTGGGAAAAGATCCCTCATACGAACCCGTGGTTACCTTCAGCATCAACCAGTCCGATGGTGTAACAGCTGTATCCAACGATTTGAAACGCGAAACCCTGGAGCACTTTAGGGTTACACGCGAAATTGAGGTGATTCCAAACTTTATTGATCTGGCCAAGTTTAAAAAGCAAAAGAAGGATCACTTTAAAAAAGCCATCTGCCCCAACGGTGAAGCATTAATAGTACATACCTCGAATTTCAGAAAAGTGAAACGCATTGGCGATGTGATTACGGTATTTTACAACATCCGCAAAGAAATGCCGGCCAAACTGCTGATGATTGGCGATGGGCCTGAGCGCATCCAGGCCGAAGCCCTGTGCCGCGAAATGAATATCTGTGAAGATACCCGCTTCCTCGGCAAGTTAGAGGCTGTTGAAGAAGTGCTCTCTGTAGCTGACTTGTTCCTGATGCCCTCTGAAAAAGAGAGTTTCGGATTGGCTGCCCTGGAAGCCATGGCCTGCGAAGTGCCGGTGGTATCCTCCAATGCAGGCGGTATACCTGAATTGAATGTACAGGGAGAAACAGGCTACCTCAGTAACGTGGGCGATGTAGAGGACATGAGCAGGAAAGCGCTGGTTATTTTAGATAAGGATAACCTTCCGCGATTTAAGGCGGCTGCTTTAAAGCGGGCGTACGAATTTGACATTACCCGTGTTTTACCGGTGTATGAAAAGCATTACGAAAAAGCCATTGAGCGGGCTCACCGGAAGGTGGTCGCTTAA
- the sucD gene encoding succinate--CoA ligase subunit alpha: MSVLVNKNSRVIVQGFTGSEGTFHAGQMIEYGTNVVGGVTPGKGGTEHLGRPVFDTVKEAVDKTGADVSIIFVPPAFAADAIMEAADGGIKVVITITEGIPVKDMMIAKKYIQSKNVRLIGPNCPGVITPGEAKVGIMPGFVFKKGRVGVVSKSGTLTYEAADQIVKAGLGVSTAIGIGGDPIIGTPTKDAVELLMNDPETDAVVMIGEIGGNYEPVAARWIKENGNKKPVVGFIAGQTAPPGRRMGHAGAIIGGAEDTAAAKMKIMRECGIHVVESPADIGETVARLLKK; this comes from the coding sequence ATGAGTGTACTAGTCAATAAAAATTCGCGGGTAATTGTACAGGGGTTTACCGGCTCGGAAGGGACCTTTCATGCCGGCCAGATGATTGAGTATGGCACCAATGTGGTTGGCGGGGTAACTCCCGGTAAGGGCGGAACCGAGCATTTGGGCCGTCCTGTATTCGATACCGTTAAGGAAGCTGTGGATAAAACCGGTGCTGATGTATCCATCATTTTTGTTCCTCCGGCTTTTGCAGCCGATGCCATTATGGAAGCGGCTGATGGCGGCATTAAGGTAGTCATTACCATAACGGAGGGCATCCCGGTAAAGGATATGATGATTGCCAAAAAGTACATCCAAAGCAAAAACGTGCGGCTGATTGGACCTAACTGTCCGGGTGTAATAACTCCGGGTGAAGCTAAAGTAGGTATTATGCCGGGTTTTGTTTTTAAAAAAGGCAGAGTAGGCGTGGTTTCAAAATCAGGAACGTTAACCTATGAAGCGGCCGACCAGATTGTAAAAGCCGGCTTGGGTGTTTCAACGGCAATTGGTATAGGTGGCGATCCGATTATCGGTACCCCAACCAAGGATGCTGTTGAGTTGCTTATGAACGACCCGGAAACTGATGCTGTTGTGATGATTGGCGAAATTGGCGGTAACTACGAACCCGTGGCAGCACGCTGGATAAAGGAGAATGGAAACAAAAAACCCGTTGTAGGTTTTATTGCCGGACAAACAGCACCCCCGGGAAGAAGAATGGGCCATGCCGGAGCCATCATTGGTGGGGCCGAAGATACCGCTGCGGCCAAAATGAAAATCATGCGCGAATGCGGAATTCATGTAGTAGAATCACCGGCCGATATTGGCGAAACGGTTGCCCGGCTGTTGAAAAAGTAA
- a CDS encoding sterol desaturase family protein, translated as MAEIKPQNKGTRQLFKNPVLEKLSRTHIAVPLIIFFSYAGGLLYWSVTHTTLTAGLTTLLFFLGWLAFSWVEYMVHRHVFHMATYTKWREKFQYTMHGVHHEFPKDKDRLAMPPLLSVTLGTILLLLFRLIMGDFVFAFLPGFLVGYASYLGVHYMVHAYQPPKNFLKALWINHGVHHYKNGEIVFGVSSPLWDYIYGTMREKEPKTQTA; from the coding sequence ATGGCTGAAATTAAACCGCAGAATAAGGGAACCCGGCAGCTTTTTAAGAACCCCGTTCTTGAGAAATTATCACGAACTCATATAGCTGTGCCGCTGATTATCTTCTTCTCCTATGCCGGAGGCCTGCTTTACTGGAGTGTTACCCACACCACGCTGACGGCCGGTTTAACCACTCTTTTGTTTTTCCTAGGCTGGCTGGCTTTTAGCTGGGTTGAATACATGGTGCATCGACACGTATTTCACATGGCCACCTACACGAAGTGGCGTGAGAAGTTTCAGTACACTATGCACGGGGTGCATCACGAATTTCCGAAAGACAAAGACCGGCTGGCTATGCCGCCCCTGTTAAGCGTAACCCTGGGTACTATTTTACTTTTGTTGTTCAGGTTAATCATGGGCGATTTCGTGTTTGCCTTCCTGCCGGGATTCCTGGTAGGCTATGCCTCCTACCTGGGCGTACATTATATGGTACACGCCTACCAGCCGCCTAAAAACTTTCTTAAAGCGTTATGGATTAACCACGGAGTACACCACTACAAAAACGGAGAGATTGTTTTTGGCGTTTCTTCACCCCTGTGGGACTATATCTATGGTACGATGAGGGAAAAAGAGCCAAAGACGCAAACCGCATAA
- a CDS encoding serine hydrolase, whose translation MEFSWKSENWADLYNLGVTKMNLLGLNYKTCNGTPGKKVWAILALCTVLTNPVFAQTTKKLWVDSVFQTLSVTEKIGQLFIVPVNAKDFEQAERTVKLIENYGIGGVVFTQGGPVGVAGLAETLRRKSKLPLFIGMNAEEGPGNVLDSTVVFPYTLMLGGIRNDSLIYAFGKEIARQLRLLGVNLNFAPTADLSTAFQTDDLIYHTFGEDKNNVSAKASAYMRGLTDGGVIAVVKHYPKYGLVVERFDKGVPVVTSGSINEDDLFVLERLIQSQCPAILTAYQHNPIFPERRKPFTPKNKVVSKALPMLYTADYLKKKTNFQGLFFSYIPDVKQVLNKYRPGDSELYALQAGNDVLLFPENIPATIRRIRKAVKRTPALSAQLDASVKKVLSLKYEFKHQPDLPAEKESLISQLNIPETNLLQHKLAINSVALVKNDNSLLPLANPDQLTVAALSIGERANQPFTEYLSKYVPIKTFSLQQPEDTTGLPDELKKFNVVIAGVFPYATQIENEYAQLLNKLNQSTNLVVCNFTSPSKIKLFDAAPAIFQVYSDEEFLRKLIPQAIFGARPVGGFMPVTISPAIPAGSGIELPPLRILQFGQPEEAGMSSRVLEKINGIAREAIDTKATPGCQVVVVRRGKVVFQQSYGWFTYDNQTAVTNQTIYDLASLTKVSATLQAIMFLHEKGIIDIYKKASVYLPEMQNSNKKDIIIKDILTHQAGLVPFEPWYPLTMKDTTLLSHYYSRAKSDKYPLQVAPNLYAAEHIKDSIWNWTLKSKLITKPNRTPYPFRYSDLSFIILHRLAEKMLNQPLDDFLRQNFYEPLGAYTLGYSPLQRFSPSEITPTEYDKIFRKSMIVGTVHDERAAMLGGNSGHAGLFGNALDLAKLGQMHLQLGTYGRYQYYKPETITLFTNKQFDTSRRGLGWDKPLLNDFASPTSWWASTKTYGHTGFTGTCLWIDPEFDLVYVFLSNRVYPDRNNKLISANIRSRIQDVIYQSIFEYCK comes from the coding sequence ATGGAATTTTCATGGAAATCAGAAAACTGGGCCGATTTGTATAATTTGGGCGTTACAAAAATGAACTTATTAGGGTTGAATTACAAAACTTGTAACGGTACGCCCGGCAAAAAAGTTTGGGCTATACTGGCACTCTGTACGGTGCTTACAAACCCGGTATTCGCGCAGACCACAAAAAAGCTATGGGTTGACAGCGTATTTCAAACCCTTTCGGTAACTGAAAAAATCGGCCAGTTATTCATTGTTCCCGTAAACGCAAAAGATTTTGAACAGGCTGAACGCACTGTTAAACTTATCGAAAACTATGGCATTGGTGGCGTGGTTTTCACCCAGGGTGGCCCGGTTGGTGTGGCGGGTCTGGCTGAAACACTCAGGCGAAAATCAAAACTGCCCCTGTTTATCGGCATGAATGCCGAAGAGGGCCCCGGTAATGTGTTGGACAGTACCGTGGTCTTTCCGTACACACTTATGCTGGGCGGCATCCGTAACGATTCACTAATCTATGCTTTCGGTAAAGAAATTGCCCGGCAACTCCGCTTACTCGGTGTTAATCTCAACTTCGCCCCCACGGCCGATTTGAGTACAGCCTTTCAAACCGATGACTTGATTTACCACACCTTTGGCGAAGATAAAAACAACGTAAGCGCTAAGGCCTCTGCCTATATGCGCGGATTAACCGATGGAGGTGTTATTGCCGTAGTCAAGCATTACCCGAAATACGGGTTGGTAGTTGAACGGTTCGATAAAGGTGTACCTGTTGTTACTTCCGGTTCAATAAATGAAGATGATTTGTTTGTACTTGAACGATTAATCCAAAGCCAGTGCCCGGCCATACTTACCGCGTACCAGCACAATCCGATTTTCCCTGAACGCAGAAAACCATTTACCCCTAAAAACAAAGTGGTTTCAAAAGCATTGCCCATGTTATACACGGCCGACTACCTGAAGAAGAAAACCAACTTTCAGGGCTTGTTCTTTAGCTACATACCCGATGTAAAGCAGGTGCTGAACAAGTACCGCCCGGGCGACTCGGAACTGTATGCCTTGCAGGCCGGTAATGATGTATTGCTGTTTCCGGAAAATATACCCGCCACCATCAGAAGAATTCGAAAAGCCGTAAAGCGAACACCGGCACTTTCAGCTCAACTGGATGCAAGTGTAAAAAAAGTACTTTCCTTAAAGTATGAATTTAAGCATCAACCTGATTTACCTGCAGAAAAAGAAAGCCTCATCAGCCAACTGAACATCCCTGAAACCAACCTGTTGCAACATAAGCTGGCCATTAACTCGGTTGCCCTGGTCAAGAATGATAACAGCTTATTACCCCTTGCCAACCCCGACCAACTTACCGTGGCCGCTTTATCAATTGGTGAGCGGGCAAACCAGCCCTTTACAGAGTACCTCAGTAAATATGTGCCCATCAAGACGTTTTCATTGCAACAACCGGAAGATACCACAGGACTGCCGGATGAACTGAAAAAATTTAACGTGGTTATTGCCGGAGTATTTCCCTACGCTACACAAATTGAAAACGAGTATGCCCAGTTGCTCAATAAGTTAAATCAAAGCACCAACCTGGTTGTTTGTAATTTCACCTCACCCTCCAAAATAAAATTATTCGATGCCGCCCCTGCAATTTTTCAGGTTTATTCCGATGAGGAATTCCTTCGCAAATTAATACCGCAAGCAATTTTTGGCGCCCGGCCGGTGGGGGGCTTTATGCCGGTAACCATCAGCCCCGCTATACCCGCAGGCTCCGGCATTGAACTCCCTCCGTTACGTATACTTCAGTTCGGTCAACCCGAAGAAGCAGGGATGAGCAGCAGGGTTTTGGAAAAAATAAACGGTATAGCCCGCGAGGCGATTGACACCAAAGCAACGCCCGGATGCCAGGTGGTTGTAGTACGAAGAGGTAAAGTAGTATTTCAGCAATCATACGGGTGGTTTACATACGACAACCAAACTGCAGTTACCAATCAAACTATCTATGATCTCGCTTCCCTAACAAAGGTATCGGCTACGCTGCAGGCCATTATGTTTCTGCACGAAAAAGGCATCATCGACATTTATAAGAAAGCATCGGTGTACCTGCCGGAGATGCAAAACTCAAATAAAAAAGACATCATCATAAAGGATATCCTTACGCACCAGGCCGGACTGGTACCGTTTGAACCGTGGTACCCCCTCACCATGAAGGACACCACCTTGCTTTCTCATTATTACAGCCGTGCAAAAAGCGATAAATACCCGTTGCAGGTTGCACCAAACCTGTACGCTGCAGAACACATTAAAGACTCCATCTGGAACTGGACGTTAAAATCAAAACTAATCACCAAACCCAACCGTACCCCGTATCCTTTCCGCTACAGCGATTTAAGTTTCATTATCCTACACAGGCTTGCCGAAAAAATGCTGAACCAGCCATTGGATGATTTTCTTCGCCAGAATTTTTATGAACCACTTGGCGCCTATACACTCGGCTATTCACCGCTTCAGCGATTTTCGCCATCGGAGATTACCCCCACAGAGTACGATAAAATTTTCCGGAAATCCATGATTGTTGGCACCGTGCACGATGAGCGTGCCGCCATGCTGGGGGGCAACTCCGGCCATGCCGGCCTGTTTGGCAATGCCCTCGACCTTGCCAAACTCGGGCAAATGCACCTGCAACTGGGCACGTATGGCCGCTATCAATACTATAAACCCGAAACCATTACGTTGTTCACCAACAAACAATTTGATACCAGCCGCAGGGGCCTTGGTTGGGACAAACCCTTGTTGAACGATTTTGCCAGTCCAACCTCGTGGTGGGCATCAACAAAAACGTATGGCCATACCGGCTTTACGGGCACCTGCCTGTGGATTGACCCTGAGTTCGATTTAGTATATGTTTTCCTGTCAAACCGAGTTTATCCTGACCGGAACAATAAACTAATTAGTGCCAATATCCGTTCACGGATACAGGATGTTATTTACCAGTCAATTTTTGAATATTGTAAATAA
- a CDS encoding CHASE2 domain-containing protein, protein MRKFWLDCFAGSAFVFMVLGGLYGITQLRVFDAFDPLGQALGDMELTDIAFSQIREDPPMDTNIVIVNIGYLSRAEIGQQIINLSKHKPKVIGLDIIFSCDWLQDSTICPQAYDTMGNMYFAYAIQQAGNVVMAHKLQQTAKLVKKFGDIDVYDSIEHTYPTLMPGAYEGFVNLETEAAHQEDLKACRRFNPKMMVNGQRELAFSVRMAMIYDSVKTNRFLARDNELEVINYKGNIVDWHGASNYAGRYIVLDWDQALDTTQFVGEMIKDKIVIMGFLGGDLTDTSWDDKFFTPLNKKYAGKARPDMYGVVVHANIVSMILEEDYIEVLKTWQEIAIAIVVCFLNVALFVYIMDKNEKWFDAISVTVQLFQIVLFSFLMIEFLNWFNFKFNVTWTLAVVAVVGTSFELYNGVIKSLAEYLKNRFLLFKSRWFTKKGQ, encoded by the coding sequence ATGAGAAAATTCTGGCTCGACTGTTTTGCCGGCTCGGCATTTGTTTTTATGGTATTGGGCGGATTGTACGGCATAACGCAACTTCGTGTGTTTGATGCGTTCGATCCGCTTGGGCAGGCATTGGGCGACATGGAATTGACAGACATTGCCTTTTCGCAAATCCGCGAAGACCCGCCCATGGATACCAACATTGTGATTGTTAACATCGGGTATCTGTCGCGAGCAGAAATCGGCCAACAAATTATTAACCTGAGTAAGCACAAACCGAAAGTAATTGGCCTTGATATTATTTTCAGTTGCGACTGGCTGCAGGATTCTACCATATGCCCCCAGGCGTACGATACCATGGGCAACATGTATTTCGCGTATGCCATACAGCAGGCAGGCAATGTGGTGATGGCACATAAGCTGCAACAGACCGCGAAACTGGTGAAAAAGTTTGGCGATATTGATGTGTACGATTCCATTGAGCATACGTATCCTACACTAATGCCCGGTGCTTACGAAGGATTTGTAAACCTTGAAACCGAAGCTGCGCACCAGGAAGATTTGAAGGCCTGCCGCAGGTTTAATCCGAAAATGATGGTAAACGGACAGCGCGAACTTGCCTTTTCGGTACGAATGGCCATGATTTATGATTCGGTAAAAACTAATCGCTTCCTGGCACGTGACAATGAACTTGAAGTGATCAACTACAAAGGCAATATTGTGGACTGGCATGGAGCCTCGAATTATGCAGGCCGGTACATCGTGCTCGACTGGGACCAGGCACTTGATACGACCCAGTTTGTTGGCGAAATGATTAAGGATAAAATTGTAATTATGGGTTTTCTGGGCGGAGACCTGACCGATACTTCATGGGACGACAAATTTTTTACGCCACTCAATAAAAAATATGCCGGCAAGGCCCGGCCCGATATGTATGGTGTGGTTGTTCATGCCAATATCGTTTCCATGATACTGGAGGAAGACTACATTGAAGTGTTAAAAACCTGGCAGGAAATAGCCATAGCGATTGTAGTATGTTTTTTAAATGTAGCCCTCTTCGTTTACATAATGGATAAAAATGAAAAATGGTTTGATGCCATAAGTGTGACGGTTCAGTTGTTTCAAATAGTGTTGTTCTCTTTTTTAATGATAGAATTCTTAAACTGGTTTAACTTCAAGTTTAATGTTACCTGGACCCTGGCTGTAGTGGCCGTGGTTGGCACAAGTTTTGAATTGTATAATGGGGTAATTAAGAGTTTGGCTGAGTACCTGAAAAACCGATTTTTACTATTTAAAAGTCGTTGGTTTACCAAAAAAGGTCAATGA
- a CDS encoding PhoH family protein, with translation MPKPKKEKKIFVLDTSVIIYEHNSILNFDEHDIGIPITVLEELDNFKKGNDTKNFEAREFIRLIDKLAKDQMLHHWNPINGKGKGDFKVLMDTGGNGSVDANKVFNEDKPDHRILNSALLLQKEEKSRKVILVSKDVNLRLKAKALGLQAEDYTTGKIKNISSLYIGRTILEDVNADAINLIYEKGYCPPEDVLGNITPEKNHYYILRSGKKSVLAYYNPFNGMVEHVEKRAVYGIKPRNAEQAFAIHAVLKPDIRLVSLQGIAGTGKTLIALAAALEQKREFKQIYLARPIVPLSNKDIGYLPGDIKSKLNPYMEPLWDNLKFIQNQYSETDKEYAKITEMVNQEKLVITPLAYIRGRSLSNICFIVDEAQNLTPHEVKTIITRAGENTKIIFTGDIHQIDTPYLDSQSNGLSYLIDRLKDQELYAHITLEKGERSELANLANDLL, from the coding sequence ATGCCGAAACCCAAAAAGGAGAAGAAGATCTTCGTACTGGATACTTCTGTCATCATCTATGAACACAATTCCATCCTCAATTTTGATGAACACGACATCGGCATACCGATAACCGTGCTGGAAGAACTCGATAACTTCAAAAAAGGAAACGACACCAAAAACTTCGAGGCCCGCGAATTCATCCGCCTGATCGACAAACTGGCCAAAGACCAGATGCTGCACCACTGGAACCCGATTAACGGCAAGGGTAAAGGCGATTTTAAAGTACTGATGGACACCGGGGGCAACGGCTCGGTGGATGCCAACAAGGTGTTTAACGAAGACAAGCCCGACCACCGCATACTCAACTCGGCTTTGCTGTTGCAAAAAGAAGAGAAGTCGCGTAAAGTAATCCTTGTATCAAAAGACGTGAACCTGCGGCTCAAGGCAAAGGCCCTGGGCCTGCAGGCTGAGGATTATACTACCGGTAAAATCAAAAACATCTCATCGTTGTACATTGGCCGCACCATTCTGGAAGACGTAAATGCCGATGCCATTAACCTGATTTACGAAAAAGGCTATTGCCCCCCCGAAGATGTACTTGGAAACATTACTCCTGAGAAAAACCATTACTACATCCTGCGCAGCGGAAAGAAGTCCGTGCTTGCCTATTACAATCCGTTTAACGGGATGGTTGAACACGTGGAGAAACGGGCTGTGTATGGAATAAAACCACGAAATGCCGAGCAGGCCTTTGCCATCCATGCTGTGCTTAAACCCGACATCCGGTTGGTTTCACTACAGGGTATTGCCGGTACCGGAAAAACGCTGATAGCCTTAGCCGCTGCTTTAGAACAAAAGCGTGAATTCAAGCAAATTTATCTGGCACGCCCTATTGTGCCGCTTAGTAACAAAGACATCGGCTACCTGCCGGGCGACATCAAATCAAAACTCAACCCCTACATGGAGCCCTTGTGGGACAACCTGAAATTCATTCAAAATCAATACAGCGAAACCGATAAAGAGTATGCCAAAATCACCGAAATGGTAAACCAGGAAAAACTGGTGATAACCCCGCTTGCATACATCCGCGGGCGCAGCCTGTCCAACATTTGTTTTATTGTGGACGAAGCCCAGAACCTGACTCCCCACGAAGTTAAAACCATTATTACCCGGGCCGGGGAGAACACAAAAATCATCTTTACAGGCGATATCCACCAGATTGACACACCCTACCTCGACTCGCAAAGCAACGGCCTGTCGTACCTGATTGACCGGCTTAAAGACCAGGAGTTATATGCACACATTACCCTGGAAAAAGGCGAGCGGTCGGAGTTAGCCAACCTGGCAAACGACCTGTTGTAG
- the mutL gene encoding DNA mismatch repair endonuclease MutL, whose translation MPDVIQLLPDSIANQIAAGEVVQRPASAVKELLENSIDAGCTSVKLIVKDAGKTLIQVIDDGSGMSETDARMSLERHATSKIRRAEDLFTLRTMGFRGEALASIAAVSQLEMRTRLADKELGTLLVVEASEVKKQEPVACDKGTSISVKNLFFNIPARRNFLKSNPVELRHVVDEFQRLALANPSVAFLMIQGDELIYDLPAGKISQRIVNLFGRAYQEQLAACREETEFVKVAGYVGKPEFARKTRGEQFLFVNNRFIRSNYLNHAVMNAFEGLLPENSFPFYVLFIEIDPKHIDVNVHPTKTEIKFDDERAVYAVIRAAVRQALGTHSLAPSIDFSEDVNIIAKLSQSSQPKEVYFEERFQPSTMRSSADWQKLFETGLPNSRLLGTDEKSELFDEMPQVEPELTGELFQLFNQYLIQPVVRGLLIIDQQAAHERILYEQFLNRLHSKSGESQQCLFPQAVTFLPADYALLTEMTPEILALGFRFEPFGKNTVQIRGIPAGLPPGREKELLEGLIEQFKGNQAELALPLNENLARSLAMRAAVKAGDKLEPEIMKTIAKQLFKCAVSNYNLDGRLTFFILDLPKIQTYFNR comes from the coding sequence ATGCCGGATGTTATTCAGTTATTACCCGATTCCATTGCCAACCAGATTGCTGCCGGTGAGGTGGTGCAGCGGCCTGCTTCGGCTGTAAAGGAGTTGCTTGAAAATTCTATTGATGCAGGCTGTACATCAGTAAAGCTTATTGTTAAAGATGCCGGTAAAACATTAATCCAGGTTATTGATGATGGCAGCGGCATGAGCGAAACCGATGCCCGCATGAGTTTGGAGCGACATGCTACCTCCAAGATTAGAAGGGCAGAAGATCTGTTCACGCTTCGCACGATGGGCTTCCGGGGTGAGGCGCTGGCCTCTATTGCGGCTGTGTCGCAACTTGAGATGCGCACCCGCCTTGCCGATAAAGAACTGGGCACGTTACTGGTGGTAGAGGCTTCGGAAGTAAAAAAGCAAGAGCCTGTTGCCTGCGATAAAGGAACAAGCATCAGCGTAAAAAATTTGTTTTTCAACATCCCGGCCAGACGGAATTTTCTGAAATCCAACCCGGTAGAATTGCGGCACGTGGTGGATGAGTTTCAACGACTGGCTCTGGCAAATCCTTCGGTTGCTTTTTTGATGATTCAGGGCGATGAACTGATTTATGATTTACCTGCCGGAAAGATCAGCCAACGCATTGTTAACCTGTTTGGTCGTGCGTACCAAGAGCAGCTTGCGGCATGCCGGGAGGAAACGGAGTTTGTAAAGGTAGCCGGTTACGTGGGTAAACCTGAATTTGCGCGCAAAACCCGCGGAGAGCAGTTTTTGTTTGTCAACAACCGGTTTATCCGCAGCAATTACCTGAACCATGCGGTAATGAATGCGTTCGAGGGCCTGCTACCAGAAAATTCGTTTCCGTTTTATGTGTTATTTATTGAAATTGATCCGAAGCACATTGACGTTAATGTGCACCCGACAAAAACCGAAATCAAATTTGATGATGAACGTGCAGTTTACGCGGTAATCCGTGCGGCCGTCCGGCAGGCGCTGGGCACTCACAGCCTGGCTCCTTCTATCGATTTTTCGGAAGATGTGAACATCATCGCTAAACTGAGCCAAAGCAGCCAGCCTAAGGAAGTGTATTTTGAAGAACGGTTTCAGCCGTCAACCATGCGTTCTTCCGCAGATTGGCAAAAGTTATTTGAAACCGGGTTGCCGAACAGCCGGTTGCTCGGTACAGATGAAAAAAGTGAATTGTTTGATGAGATGCCCCAGGTTGAACCGGAATTAACTGGTGAATTATTTCAATTGTTTAATCAATACCTTATTCAGCCGGTAGTTCGCGGGCTTTTGATTATTGATCAGCAAGCTGCACATGAACGTATTTTGTATGAGCAGTTTTTGAACAGGCTCCATTCCAAATCAGGTGAAAGCCAGCAATGCCTGTTTCCGCAGGCAGTTACATTTTTGCCGGCCGACTATGCCCTGCTTACCGAAATGACACCCGAAATTCTCGCGCTCGGATTTCGGTTTGAGCCGTTTGGAAAGAATACCGTACAAATACGGGGCATACCTGCCGGGTTGCCCCCGGGCCGGGAAAAGGAATTGCTCGAAGGCTTAATCGAGCAATTCAAAGGCAACCAGGCCGAACTGGCATTGCCGCTTAACGAAAACCTGGCCCGCTCGCTCGCCATGCGCGCAGCTGTTAAAGCGGGCGATAAGCTTGAGCCTGAAATAATGAAGACTATAGCTAAACAGTTATTTAAGTGCGCGGTATCAAATTATAATCTGGATGGCCGACTAACATTTTTTATTCTTGATTTACCCAAAATTCAAACGTACTTTAACCGATAA